GCGCACGACGCTGCAGAACCTGCTGCTGCCGCTCGAGATCGTCGAGCCGCATCGCTCGCGCCTGCGCGCGAACAAGGCCGAATATGTCGCCCGCGCCGAGATGCTGCTGGAGACGGTGGGCTTGAAGGGCATGGGGTCGAAATTCCCCTGGCAGCTCTCGGGCGGCATGCAGCAGCGCGCCTCGCTCTGCCGCTCGCTGATCCACGAGCCGAAGCTCCTGATGCTGGACGAGCCCTTCGGGGCGCTCGACGCCTTCACGCGGGAAGAACTCTGGTGCGTGATCCGCGACCTGCATGCCCAGCGCGGGGTCACCGTCATCCTGGTGACGCATGATCTGCGCGAGGCGGTGTTCCTGGCCGACCGGGTGTTCTGCATGTCGGCGCGGCCCGGCCGGATCATCGCCGAGCGAGAGATCGGCTTCGCCCGGCCGCGCGATCTCGACGTGACCTACACGCCGGAATTCGCCGAGATCGTTCACGAATTGCGCGGGCATATCCGCGAGGCAAGGGCCGTGGCATGACCCGCTCGACCTGGCTCAAACTCGCGCCCTATTTGTTCACGATCGGCTTCTTCCTGATCTGGGAGGCCGCCTGCCGCGCCTTCGCGATCTCGGCCTTCATCCTGCCGCCGCCCTCGGCGGTGTGGGGCGCGCTGGTCCAGTATCAGAAGCCGCTCTACACCAACGCCTTCCACACGCTCTGGATGACCTCGCTGGGCTTCGGGCTGTCGATCCTGTTCGGGCTGGCGCTGGGGTTGCTGGTCGGCTCCTCGAAGCTGATCTATGCGGGGCTAAATCCGCTGCTGGTCGGCTTCAACTCGATCCCGAAGGTGGCGGTGGTGCCGATCCTGGTGATCTGGTTCGGCGTCGGCTGGTTGCCGCCGGTGCTGACCGCCTTCGTGATCTCGTTCTTCCCGATCGTGGTCAATGTCGCCACGGGCCTGGCCACGATCGAGCCGGAGACGGAGGATGTGCTGAAGGCGCTCGGCGCCAGCCGCATGGACATCATGACCAAGGTCGGCATCCCGCGCTCGCTGCCCTATCTCTTCGGGGCGCTGAAGGTCTCGATCACGCTGGCCTATGTCGGCTCGGTGATCGGCGAGCAGAACGCCTCCAACCTCGGCCTCGGCAACCTGATCACGCGCGCCTCGGCGGATTTTAACGTGCCGCTGATCTTCGCCGCGCTGATTGTGCTGGCCGTGCTCGGCGTCTTCCTGGTCGCGATCGTCGATATCGTCGAGAGCCGGATGACCGGCTGGGCGAAGCGCTCACAGCTCGGCAACGCCTGAGGCGAGAGGGGCGCGCGAAGCGCCCCTTCAGACCATGCCGGTCGATTTGAGCTGCTGATAGGCCTTCAGGATTTCCTGGAGCGTGCCCTCGCGCGAACGGTCGCCGCCATTGGCGTCCGGGTGGAAGCGCTTCACCAGTTCCTTGTACTTTGCCTTGATCGCGGCGGCGTCGGCATTCTCGTCCAGTCCCAGCGCCTCCAGCGCCTTGCGGGCGACCACGCCGACGCGCGGTTCCGGCTGCGACGCCGTCTGCGCCCGCCGGGCGCCAAAGATGTTGAAGGCGTCCTGCACATCGGCCTGCTCGCCGCCGGCGACGCGCCCGCGCTGCGCCATGCGCGCTGCCTTCGAATTGACGCCGAGCTTCCAGGTCGGGCGGTGGCCGATCGCCGCGTCCTTGGCGTATTCCGCCAGTGCCTCGTCGTTCATCCCGGCAAAGTAGTTGTAGGTCGCGTTGTAGGCCTTCACATGCTCCAGGCAGAACAGGAAGAACTTGCCTTCCCGGCCACGTCCCTGGGGCGCGCGGAATTCGCCCGGCCGCTTGCAGCCCGGATGGTCGCAACGCGGCGCATCGGATTCCTGGACCGCTTCCGCCTCGGAAGGGCCGATCCTGATACGGTCGAACAGGCGCGAGTTGAAGTTCATGGTCGAACGGTTATGAGACTCGGAAGGCGAACCGGCAAGTGCGACGCAGCATGCGTTGGCGGGGCTTGACGGCACGGGCAGGAACACAGGGCCGAGGCCCGACGGACTCCTTCAAAAGGGTGGCGCGATCATGACCGGAATGGCCGAACGGATCGCTGCCAAGCTCGAGGCTGCACTGTCGCCGGAACGGCTCAATGTCATCGACGAGTCGCACCAGCATCAGGGCCATGGCGGCTGGCGCGAGGGCGGCGAAACCCATTTCAGGGTCGACATCGTGTCGCAGGCCTTCGCCGGCAAGAGCCGGCTCGATCGCCACCGGCTGGTCAACGCCGCTCTGGCCCAGGAACTCGCCGAGCGGGTGCATGCGCTGGCGATCGTGGCGCGGGCGCCGGGCGAGGGCTGACGGTGCCCCGTCAGGGCGTGACCAGGTCCACTTCGGGATAATAGGTGCGGTAGCGCCTCGCATCGCGTGTGAGCAGCCTGAGATCGGCCGCCGCCGCGTGGGCCCCGATGAAGAAATCGGGCAGTACGCTTCCGCGGAGCCCTCCAGCGGAACGGTAGCGCTTGAAGGCTTTTCCCGCCTCGAACAGCGCCCTTCGCGGAATCGCTTCATGCACGACGCGGAAGTCCGCCAGCATCTCGTCGAGTTTGCCGATCTCGCTGAACCGGATCGAGATCTCGGCATAGATCACATCGTTGACCAGCAGCGGGCCACTGCTGATCGCGGCGGCGAGCTGGCCGGCTGACCATTCGCCCCAGACGGGATCGTTGGTCACCAGATCAAGGAAGATGTTGGCATCGACCAGCGTGGCCCTCACGCGTCACCGCGGGTCAGGGTCATGATCTCGTCGGTGCTCAAGCCGGGCCCAGCCGAGCCCCGCCATTTTTCGAAGGGGTTGGCGGATGAGCCCTCGACCTTCAGCAGCACGACCCGCCCGTCAGGGTCCATGCGAAAGTCGACGGCGTTTCCCGGCTTGATCCCGAGCCGGTCGCGAACCGGTTTCGGTATCGTGACCTGGCCCTTGCTGGTGACGGTCGTCGCCATCGCGGCCTCCGTATTACCGACACTGCCGAAGGTAATACCGCAATGGTCCCGCCGCAAGCGTGGCTCAGGCCGCCGGCCGCTCCGGGGTGAAGGCGTAGATCGCCGCCGAAGCCAGCAGGAGCCCCGCGAAGGCCCAGTGCAGATGGGCGAAGGTCGTGGCCGCGTCGAGGCCGGCGGCGCGCTGGCTGGCGATGAACCAGCCGGAACCGGACTGCGTCAGGGCCGCGCCCGCGATGAAGAGGAAATTGACGGCCGTCATGCCGCGCCCGAGCAGATGCGCCGGAAAGAACAGGCGCGCATGCGCCATCAGGATGGCATAGGTGAAGCCGACGGCGCCGATCAGCGCGAAAAGGGCGACGGCGAGAACCGAGGAGCCTGCCCCGAAGGCCGCCAGCAACGCGAAGCAGCCTGCCGTGCCGATCGTGCCCCAGAACACCAGCGGCTTGATCCGTCCGAGCGCCTTTTCGAGCCCGCCATAGATGAAGGCGCCGGCGACCATCGTCAGCGCCATCGCGGTTGCGGCGTTGCCGGCCGAGACGGCGTCGAAGCCGTGGACGCCGGCCATATAGGGGCCGACCCAGAGTCCCCGTGCGGTGGCGAGGATCGCATAAGCCGTCAGCGTGATCGGGGCGAGCAACCAGAGCGGCCGCAGCTTCAGGATGCTGGCGAGGCCGGCGAGCAGCCCCTCTGCCTTGCCCGAGGCGCTCTCGGCGCGCACGGGGTCGCGGATCAGCAGCGCGGCCAGCGCGGTCGCGATGAGAAAGCAGCCCGCCATGACGAGCATGGAAGGGCGCCAGCCGAAGCGGGCGGCGGCGATGGCGAGCGGTGCGGCGCCGACCAGATTGCCGAGCGATCCCAACCCGATGAAGACCGAGGTCAGGAAGGCGAAGCGAGCGGGCTCGGCCGTCCGGGCGAAGAGGAAGAGGCTCGCCATGAAGATCGGCGCGCAGCCGATGCCGATCAGCGCCATTGCCAGCGTGCCCGAGAGCGCGCCCGTCGCTTCCGCGAAGAGAAAGGCGCCGGCACTGCCCACCGCCATGGCGGCGGTGACGGTGCGGCGCGGGCCGAGCCGGTCGAGCGCCCAGCCGATCGGGAACTGCGCGATCGCGAAGGTGGTGAACCAGGCCGCGCCGAGCAGCCCGAATTCACGTGGGCCGATGGCGAGATCGCTCATTACCGGCCCGGCGATGACGCTCAGGAACGACCGGTAGAAGATCGACAGAAAATAGGCCGGCAGCAGCGCGAAGAAGACGATCAACGGCGGATCAGCCTTTGGGCCGAAGCGGGCTGGAAGCGGATCACTTGATCCGCTCGAGCACCGAGACGTAGTTCGCCACCGCCGAACCGCCCATGTTGAAGATGCCGCCGAGTCGGGCGTCCTTCAGCTGCATGCCCTCCGGGGCCTCACCGACGAGCTGCATCGCGCTGAGCACATGCATCGAGACGCCGGTGGCGCCGATCGGGTGGCCCTTGGCCTTGAGGCCGCCGGAGACGTTGACCGGCAGCTTGCCGTCCTTTTGCGTCCAGCCTTCCTTGATGGCGCGGGCGCCGTCGCCTTCGCGGGTCAGGCCCATGGCCTCGTATTCCAGCAGCTCGGCGATGGTGAAGCAGTCATGCGTCTCGACGAAGGAGAGGTCGTCGAGCGTCACGCCGGCTGCGCTGAGCGCCTGCTGCCAGGCGCGCGTCGCGCCCTCGAAGCGCAGGATGTCGCGCTTGGAGACGGGAAGGAAATCCTGGACATGGGCCGTGCCACGGAAGCCGACGGCGCGGCGCATGGTCAGCGCCGTCTCCTCGTCGGCCAGCACGATCGCGGCGGCACCGTCGGAGACCAGCGAGCAGTCGGTGCGCTTCAGCGGGCCGGCGACATAGGGGTTCTTCTCGCTCTCCTCGCGGCAGAAGGCGAAGCCGAGGTCCTTGCGCATCTGGGCATAGGGATTGTCGACGCCGTTCTTGTGGTTCTTCGCGGCGATCATCGCCAGCGCGTCGGACTGGTCGCCATGGCGCTGGAAATAGGCGGCCGCAATGCCGCCGAACACGCCGGCGAAGCCGCCCTGCGTGGCGCCTTCCTCGGGAAGATAGGAGGCCTTGAGAAGGTTCTTGCCGATCTCGGGGCCGGGCGTCGTGGTCATCTGTTCGACGCCGACGACGAGCACGATCTTGGCTGCGCCGGCCTTGATCGCGCGCACGCCCTGCTGCACGGCGGCAGAGCCGGTGGCGCAGGCGTTCTCGACGCGGGTCGCGGGCTTGAAGCGCAGCGCCGGATCGGCCTGGAGCACGAGCGAGGCGGTGAAGTCCTGTGCCGAGAAGCCGGCATTGAAATGGCCGAGAACGATCTCGTCGACTTGGTCGGCGGTGATGCCGGCATCGACCAGCGCGTCGGTCGTCACCCGAACGATCAGGCTCTCGATCGTCTCTGCATCCTGCTTGCCGAACGGCGTATGGGCCCAACCGACGATCGCAGCGCTCATGACATCTCTCCCTGTCGACATTTTCAGGCGTTGACCGACTTTGACGTCTCATGTGCGCTCGCCGCCCGCGCCTCGCAAGCGGGCAGGAGCGCATTTCCGGCGTGCGTGGAAAGAGGGACCACGATGCGGAACGCGGCTGTTTAAAGGGCGATGGACAGGAGCAGACCGACTCCGCCGACGATCATCGCCATGCCCGTCATTTCCCGCCGGCTGGTGCCCTCGGCGAAGATCCGCCGCGAGGCGATCTGCGCCAGCGGCACCTCGATCAGGGCGAGCGTGCGGACATTGGCGGCGCTCGTCAGCGAGAAGCCGATGAACCAGCATTGCGACGCCGCTGCGCCCAGAAAGCCGGCCGAGAGGGATTTGCGCCAGTTGCGCAGGCTGGAGATCAGGGCCGGGCGGTTCGCGGCGAGCATGTAGAGCGTCAGCACCAGCGTCTGGAGGAACAGGCCGAGCGCCAGGATCGTGGTCGCTCGGATGAAGAAGCCGCCCTCCGGCAGGGCCTGGATGGCCCCGCGATAGCCGATCGCCGAGAGCGCGAAGAAGGCACCGGCGCCGACGCCGAGCAGGGCGGGGCGCAGCCCGGCACGGGTGAGCTTCTCGCCCGGCTTCCAGGACACCACGACGACGCCGGCGGTGGCGATCAGGACCGCCAGGAACTTCAGCGGCGTCAGCGTATCGCCGAGCAGCAGCGCACCGAAGATCGCAACCTGGACCGGCTCGGTCTTGGTGTAGGCGGTCGTCACGGCGAAGGAGCGCTCGCGCATCGCCGCCAGCATCAGGGCCGTGGCGGCGATCTGGGTGAGGGCGCCGGCGATGGTGTAGGCGAGGGAGCCGGCTCCGATCTCGGGCGGCAGCCGCCCCGCCACAGTGCAGACGATGGCGAGGAAGAGCAGCGCGAAGGGCAGGCCGAACAGGAAGCGGACCTGCGTTGCGCCGACGACGCCGATGATCTCGGTCAGGGAGCGCTGGGTGAGGTTGCGGGCGGTCTGCAGCAGCGATGCGGCGATGGTCGCCGGAATCCAGAGAAGGGCGAGGCTCACGCGGCAGATCCGGAGGCGAGGAGAGGCTGAGCTTTAGTGAACCCTCTGCGGCGGCTAGGCAAATCGCTCCGCTGGGGGTAGGTATGCGTGCCAGGGCGGGACTTCGTGCCGGCCGTCTCGAAAATGCCGCACGCGTCGCGTTGAACCCTCTTGCCTTCAACCCTCGTCAAGCCAGGTTCAAGACCCGCCCGATGATCGTCTCCCGCCTCACCGCCGCCCTCGTCTTCGGATCCGTGCTGGTCGGCCCGGCCCATGCCGGAACCAGCCTCGTGATCGATGCCGCCAGCGGTGCGGTGCTCTCGGCGGAAAATGCGGGCCAGCCCTGGCATCCGGCTTCGACCACCAAGATGATGACGGCCTATCTCGCGCTCAAGGCGGTGCGCGACGGGCGCCTCGGGCTGGAGACCGCGATCCCGGCCTCGAAGCTGGCCGCGAGCCAGCCGCGGGTGAAGGTCTACATCAAGGCCGGCCAGGAGGTGACCCTCGACAACGCATTGCGGATCATGATGGTGAAGTCGGCCAACGACATCGCCTATGTGATCGCCGAAGGCGTCGGTGGCGATGTCGAGCGCTTCGTGGCGATGATGAACGCGGAAGCCGCGCGGCTGGGCATGCGCGACAGCCATTTCGTCAATCCCAATGGCTGGCACCATCCCGACCAGCAGACCAGCGCGCGCGATCTCGCGATCCTCGCCATGGCGCTGATGCGCGAGTTCCCGGACTATTCCGACTACTGGAACACGCCGTCGGTCCAGCTCGGCAAGCAGGTGCTGAACAACACCAACGGGCTCGTCGGCCGCTATCCCGGCGTCGGCGGCATGAAGACCGGCTATGTCTGCGCCTCGGGCTTCAACGTCGTCGCCACCGCGACCCGTGGCGGGCGCACGCTGATCGCGGTCGTGCTCGGCGCGCTGTCCGGCACCGAGCGCACGATCAAGGCGGCGCAGCTGCTCGATGACGGTTTCTCGAAATGGGGCGGGGGTGGATACACCGTCGCGTCGCTGCCGTCGCAAGGCGGGCGCGCCAGCAGCATCTGCGGCGATGTCCAGCGCAGGGGCGGCGGCGTCGCGCTTGCCGACGATGCCGACAGCGCTGGACCGATCGCGGCGCAAGCCACGGGCATCGGCGGCAATGCCGATGATGGCGGGCGCTTCGCCACCGCCTCGACGCTAGTCTTCGGCAGCCCGTCTTCGGTCCTGACGCGCCTGCCCTCCGGCAAGATTTCGCTCGGCCCGCGGACAGAGACGATGCCGGTGCCGGTCGCCTTCGGCCGTAGCCCCGGCTCGGCCTCCGCCCCGCTCGCGGCCAATGTCACGGGCGGCGGCGACAGCCGCGTCGCGCGCGGCGCGGCGCCTGTGGTTGCGCCCTCGGCGCCGGTTTCGGCCGGCCTGTTCGGCGCCCAGGGCAGCGGGATCTTCGCCGATCGCGGCCGCACGCCGTCGAGCAATGGCGCAATCCCCGGTTCCACCACGGCTTTCGCGCCGAGCGATCCGGAGACGGCGCAGCCCTCGCAGGCCGGTGGACCGCTGCGTCTGCAGGGTGCGATCCAGTCCGGCGCCGCGGCTCCGGCGAGCCTGCGTGCCGGTGCGGCCTCCGGCATCAAGCCGCTGCCGCGCCCGCCGGCAAAACCGCTGCTGGTGAAGCCCACCGGCAAGGCCGCGCCCGCGACCGCCTCGGCCAAGCCCGCTGCGGGCAAGCCTGCCCAGGCCGCCGCCAAGCCGCAGCCGGCCAAGCCTCCGGTCAAGCCCAAGGCCAAGCCGAACGACGACGCCTGAGCATGACGTCTTGAGCGCCGAGACGGCCGAAACCGCCCGGCGGCAGGGCATGGCGATGGCGCTGACCGCCGCCGCCGCCTATGGCACGAACATCGTCAGTGCGCAGATCGCCGGCCAGGCCGGGCTGAGCGGGCCCCTTCTCGTTTTCTACCGCGTCTTCATCATGCTGGCGCTCGTGGGGCTGGCGCTGCTGATCTGGCGCTCTTCGCTCGCCGTCCCGCGCTCCGAGCGGCGCGCGCTCCTGCTCTTCGGGGTGATGAGCGCGCTGGTCGGGTCGGCCTATCTGTCCTCGGTCGCCTTCCTGCCGGTCACGGTCGCAGCGGTGGTCTTCTTCACCTATCCGGTGCTGATCGTGCTGGCCGAGCCCTTCGTCACGCGGATCCCCTTCCGGCTCGAACGGTTGCTCGCGGCCTGTGCGGCCTTCATCGGCGTCGCGCTGGTGGTGGGACCGGATTTCCATGGGCTCGATCCGCGCGGCCTCATCCTGGCACTGCTGGCGAGCCTGGGTGCCGCAACGCAGTTCTTCGCCGGCGCCGCGCTGCCGCAGACGCCGCTCGCGGCCCGGCTGTTCTGGTCGCATCTGCTCATCCTGCCCGTGACCGCGCTGATCCTGGCCGTGACCGGCGGGTTCCAGTCGCCGGCCGCCTTTGCGCTGGCGCCGCTCGCCGCGGCGGTGACGATCGGCGGTTACCTGATCGGCTTCCTCATGCAGGTAGCCGCGATGACGCGGATCTCGCCGGGGGCGGCCGGGCTCGCCTTCTGCGCCGAGCCGGTCTGCGCCGTGCTGATCGCCGCGGTCGTGCTCGGCGAACGGCTGGGGCCGCTGCAATATCTCGGCTGCGCCCTTGTCGTGGCGACACTGGTCATTAATGTAACATTAGAACATGTCCGGCGCCCGGTGGCTCCGGCCTGAAACCCGCCCGAGGCGAGTGCCGTCGTCATGTCTTCTCCGCAAGTCCGTCCCGAGCCGCTGCCGCTGACCCTGCTGACCGGGTTCCTGGGCGCCGGCAAGACGACGCTCCTCAACCGCCTGCTGAAGGACCCCGCGCTCGCACAGACGGTCGTCGTCGTGAACGAGTTCGGCGAGGTCGGTCTCGACCATCTGCTGATCCAGGGCGTCGAGGACGGCATGATCCTGCTCGATTCCGGCTGCCTGTGCTGCACGATTCGCGACGACCTGATCGTCACCATGGAGGATCTGCTGCGCCGTCGCGACAATGGCCGCATCGGGCCGTTCACGCGCGTCGTCATCGAGACCACGGGACTGGCCGACCCCGCGCCGATCCTCAACGTGCTGATCAACCACCCCTATCTCGCGATGCGCTTCCGGCTCGACGGGGTGGTGACGCTGGTCGACGCGGTCAATGGCATGGCGACGCTGGACGCCCATGAAGAGGCGCGCAAGCAGGTCGTCGCGGCGGACCGCCTGGTGCTGACCAAGGCGGATCTGGTGGATCGCCCGGCCGATCTCGCGCCGCTGCGCCAGCGCCTGGCGCTCCTCAACCCCGGCGTCGCCGTTCTCGGTCCGCAGGCCGCGGCCAGTTCGCTGTTCGCGGCCGGTCTCTACGATCTGGCACAGCGCCCGGCCGAGATCGGCCAGTGGCTGGCCCGCGAAACCCTGCCGGGCGAGCGCCCGAAGCATGATCATGACCATGGCGGCCACCATCATGGGCATCATCACGGCCATGGGCACGACCATGATCATCACGGGCACGACCATCACGATCACGACCACCATCACCACGACGTCAACCGCCACGATGCGAGCATCCGCGCCTTTGCGCTGACCGCGGAGAGCCCGATCCAGCAGGCGACGGTCGATCTGTTCTGGACGCTGCTGCGCTCCGTCCATGGGCCGAAGCTCCTGCGCATCAAGGGTCTGGTGAAGGTTGCCGAGCATCCCGACCAGCCGCTGCTGCTGCATGCCGTGCAGCAGATCCTGCATCCGCCGGTGATGCTCGAGGCGTGGCCGGACGCAGACCGCCGCTCGCGGCTCGTGCTGATCGTCAAGGATATCGAGGAGAGCGTGGTGCAGCAGCTCTGGGCCGCCTTCCTCGGCCAGGCCGCGCAAGCCGGGACCGCAGCCAGCGCCTGACCCGCGGGCTGCGGCCCCGATCTTGAAGCGAGCCTCCCGATCGGTCGCGGCCGGGGCTCAATCTTGCCGATTCGGCACAGCCCCGCCCCAGATCGATCCAGCGCGGTGGAGGCAGGGTCGCATGGATCGGGTCATGGCGTTGAGGGGTGCGCCCGCGATGGGCGTGGAGGGCAAGGCAGCGTCGGTGGCGCCGCACCAGCCGGAGCAGCCGGTCGTTCTTGAAGCGAGGCCGCTTTCCGCCTGCGGCGACATCGCCGAGGCTTGGGTCCATCTGGCTGGGCGCGCGCTCGAACCCAATCCGTTCTTCGAACCGGGCTTCCTGCTCGCGGCCGCACAGCATCTCGTCGCGTTTCGCGAGGTCACGGTGCTTCTGGCCTGGCAGGGAGCCGCGGAGGGGTCGCAGCGGCGTCTGCTCGGCTTCGTCCCGGTCTTTCCCCGGCACGGCTTCTTCCTGCCGGATGCGCTGATCGGCCTCTCGGATCGTCGCATCGCCTCGGGTGCACCCCTGCTCGACCGGCAACGGGCCGCGGCGGTGGTCGACACGCTTCTCTCCCCGCGCCGGCAGCGGCTGATCGACGGGCAGGGCCTCGTTCTGCGGGCGATCGACCGGGACGGGCCGCTGGCCGCGAGCCTGCGGGAACTGGCCGAGGGTGGCCTGCGTGCGGGTTTCGCGGTCACGGTCTCGCCATCGCCCGGCCGGATGCCACGACCCGGCATCGCAGCGGCAGAGGTGCCGGAGGGCCTGACCGGGGTGAAGCTGGTCGAGCCGCGCTCGCAGGCCGCCCTGCGCGATGCGGTCGAATTCATCCTGGCGATGGAGGCCTCGGGCCTGCGCGGCCGGGCCGGCGCCGCGACGCTGCACGACACGCGCGAGGTCGGCTTCCTGCGCGCCATGACGCGCCATCTCGCCCGCAGCCGGCAGTGCCGCGTCGGCCTGCTGATGCGGGAGGACGATCCGCTCGCCGGTGCGATCCTGATCGGACGCGGCCCGCTCAACTGGCTTTATCTCGGCGTGCAGGACGAGGCCGAGGCGGAGCGGCAACCGCTGCGGGCGCTGATCGCGGCGATGCGGCGGGGGATGCCGGCACGGCGGATCATCCTGCCGACGGACTTTGCCCTCGACGGCGATGGTGGGGTGACGACGGCCGACCTGCATCTGGCGAGCGGCACCGTGGCGACGCCGCGCGACCTCGCCGGCCGTGCGCGGGATGCGATCAGGCGGTCCCTGTCACGCCTGCCGCGCGTCGGCGGGCGTGGACTCAAGCCTCCGCGCGCAGGAGCCGCCTGACGATCTTGCCGGTGGTCGTCATCGGCAACTCGTCGCGGAAGGCGATCTCGCGCGGATATTCATGGGCCGACAGCCTGCGGCGGACGAAGTCCTGCAGCTCGGCCGCGAGTTCGGGCGTGCCGCGCAGCCCCTCTCTCAGCACGACGAAGGCCTTGACGATCTCGGTGCGCAGCGGGTCCGGCTTGCCGACGACGGCGGCGAGCGCGACCGCCTCATGCCGCAGCAGGCAGTCCTCGATCTCGCCCGGGCCGATGCGATAGCCCGAGGAGGTGATGACATCGTCGTCGCGGCCGACGAAGCGGACATAGCCATCCGCGTCCTGCACCGCCTGATCGCCGGTCTTCATCCAGTCGCCGACGAACTTGGCCTGCGTCGCCGCCTCGTTGCCCCAGTAACCCAGGAACATCACCGGGTCTGGCCGGCGCACCGCAATCTCGCCCTGCTCGTCGGGCGCGCAGACCGATCCGTCGGGCCGGATGATCGCGACCTCGTGGCCCGGCACCGCCTTGCCGATGCAGCCCGGACGGCTGACGCCGATCGCGGCGCAGGAGGCGAGCACGAGGTTGCACTCGGTCTGCCCATAGGCCTCGTTGATGGTCAGACCCAGCGCCTCATGGCCCCAGGCCAGCGTCTCCGCGCCGAGCGCCTCGCCGGCGGCGGCAACCGTGCGCAGCCGCAGGGCGAAACGCTCGCTCGGACGCTCGACACTGCGCAGCATCCGCAGGGCGGTGGGCGGCACGAAGGCATTGCGGATCCCGAGATCGGCCATCAGGCGGAAGGCCTCCTCCGGCTCGAAGCGCGTCACCGGCCGCGCCACGACCGCGACGCCGAAATGCAGCGCCGGCAGGAGCATGTTGAGCAGACCGCCGGCCCAGGCCCAGTCGGCCGGCGTCCAGGCGAGGTCGCCGGGCTGGGGCAGAAATTCATGCGGCATCTGCACGCCCGGCAGATGCCCGGGCAGGACGCGGTGACCGTGCAGCGCGCCCTTGGGATTCCCGGTGGTGCCGGAGGTGTAGATCATCAGGGCCGGATCGTCCGGGCCGGTGGCGACCGTCGAGAAACCCGGCTCGGCGCCTGCAAGCAGGGCGTGCCAGTCGAGCGCCGCACCGTCGGCCCCGTCAACCGAGACCATCACTTCGAGATCGGGCAAGGGCTGGGTGATCTGGCGGCGCTTATCCAGCCCCGGCGCATCGGTGACGAGGACCTTCGCGCCCGAGTCGGCCAGCCGGTAGGCGAGCGCGTCCACGCCGAACAGGGCCGCGAGCGGCACCGCGATGGCGCCCAGCCGGTAGGCCGCGAGATGGGCGGTCAGGACGCAGCGGCCCTGCGGCAGCAGGATCGCGATCCGATCGCCGCGACGGACGCCCTGTGCGGCCAGCGCATTCGCCAGCCGCATCGAGGCGTCGCGCAACGCGCCGAAACTGACCGGCGTGACCCGCCAGTCGCGCGAAACCTCAATGATCGCCGTCCGGCCAGGGTCCAGCGCCGCCCAGCGGTCGCAGACATCCTCGGCGATGTTGTAACGGGGCGGGATCTGCCAGCGGAAGGCGCGGCGCAGCGCCTCGTGGTCGCGAAGGTCTGAGAGGATCAAGGCGGTGGTCCGGAGGAAGGCGGCAAAATAGGCAGGAAGCGCGGTGTTGTCACCGCGAGCGGGCGCGAGGCTGCCTCGCCATTCGCGCGGGGTCGTGGCAGGCTGGAACGCGAGGAGAGGCCGGGCTGCCCGGCGGAGCGAGGCCGGTCAATGCAGGATGTCGCCGCTTTCCTGGCCATCATGGCCATTCCGCTGATCTTCGTGATTGTCCTGGTTCGCCGCGGCGCCCTCTCGGGCGAGGCCTCGACGAGCGATAATGGCGGCGATAGCGACGGCGGCGGGGATGGCGGAGGCGGCGGTGACT
This portion of the Bosea sp. OAE506 genome encodes:
- a CDS encoding DMT family transporter, translating into MSAETAETARRQGMAMALTAAAAYGTNIVSAQIAGQAGLSGPLLVFYRVFIMLALVGLALLIWRSSLAVPRSERRALLLFGVMSALVGSAYLSSVAFLPVTVAAVVFFTYPVLIVLAEPFVTRIPFRLERLLAACAAFIGVALVVGPDFHGLDPRGLILALLASLGAATQFFAGAALPQTPLAARLFWSHLLILPVTALILAVTGGFQSPAAFALAPLAAAVTIGGYLIGFLMQVAAMTRISPGAAGLAFCAEPVCAVLIAAVVLGERLGPLQYLGCALVVATLVINVTLEHVRRPVAPA
- a CDS encoding serine hydrolase, yielding MIVSRLTAALVFGSVLVGPAHAGTSLVIDAASGAVLSAENAGQPWHPASTTKMMTAYLALKAVRDGRLGLETAIPASKLAASQPRVKVYIKAGQEVTLDNALRIMMVKSANDIAYVIAEGVGGDVERFVAMMNAEAARLGMRDSHFVNPNGWHHPDQQTSARDLAILAMALMREFPDYSDYWNTPSVQLGKQVLNNTNGLVGRYPGVGGMKTGYVCASGFNVVATATRGGRTLIAVVLGALSGTERTIKAAQLLDDGFSKWGGGGYTVASLPSQGGRASSICGDVQRRGGGVALADDADSAGPIAAQATGIGGNADDGGRFATASTLVFGSPSSVLTRLPSGKISLGPRTETMPVPVAFGRSPGSASAPLAANVTGGGDSRVARGAAPVVAPSAPVSAGLFGAQGSGIFADRGRTPSSNGAIPGSTTAFAPSDPETAQPSQAGGPLRLQGAIQSGAAAPASLRAGAASGIKPLPRPPAKPLLVKPTGKAAPATASAKPAAGKPAQAAAKPQPAKPPVKPKAKPNDDA
- a CDS encoding AMP-binding protein, which encodes MLSDLRDHEALRRAFRWQIPPRYNIAEDVCDRWAALDPGRTAIIEVSRDWRVTPVSFGALRDASMRLANALAAQGVRRGDRIAILLPQGRCVLTAHLAAYRLGAIAVPLAALFGVDALAYRLADSGAKVLVTDAPGLDKRRQITQPLPDLEVMVSVDGADGAALDWHALLAGAEPGFSTVATGPDDPALMIYTSGTTGNPKGALHGHRVLPGHLPGVQMPHEFLPQPGDLAWTPADWAWAGGLLNMLLPALHFGVAVVARPVTRFEPEEAFRLMADLGIRNAFVPPTALRMLRSVERPSERFALRLRTVAAAGEALGAETLAWGHEALGLTINEAYGQTECNLVLASCAAIGVSRPGCIGKAVPGHEVAIIRPDGSVCAPDEQGEIAVRRPDPVMFLGYWGNEAATQAKFVGDWMKTGDQAVQDADGYVRFVGRDDDVITSSGYRIGPGEIEDCLLRHEAVALAAVVGKPDPLRTEIVKAFVVLREGLRGTPELAAELQDFVRRRLSAHEYPREIAFRDELPMTTTGKIVRRLLRAEA
- a CDS encoding GTP-binding protein, translating into MSSPQVRPEPLPLTLLTGFLGAGKTTLLNRLLKDPALAQTVVVVNEFGEVGLDHLLIQGVEDGMILLDSGCLCCTIRDDLIVTMEDLLRRRDNGRIGPFTRVVIETTGLADPAPILNVLINHPYLAMRFRLDGVVTLVDAVNGMATLDAHEEARKQVVAADRLVLTKADLVDRPADLAPLRQRLALLNPGVAVLGPQAAASSLFAAGLYDLAQRPAEIGQWLARETLPGERPKHDHDHGGHHHGHHHGHGHDHDHHGHDHHDHDHHHHDVNRHDASIRAFALTAESPIQQATVDLFWTLLRSVHGPKLLRIKGLVKVAEHPDQPLLLHAVQQILHPPVMLEAWPDADRRSRLVLIVKDIEESVVQQLWAAFLGQAAQAGTAASA
- a CDS encoding GNAT family N-acetyltransferase, giving the protein MDRVMALRGAPAMGVEGKAASVAPHQPEQPVVLEARPLSACGDIAEAWVHLAGRALEPNPFFEPGFLLAAAQHLVAFREVTVLLAWQGAAEGSQRRLLGFVPVFPRHGFFLPDALIGLSDRRIASGAPLLDRQRAAAVVDTLLSPRRQRLIDGQGLVLRAIDRDGPLAASLRELAEGGLRAGFAVTVSPSPGRMPRPGIAAAEVPEGLTGVKLVEPRSQAALRDAVEFILAMEASGLRGRAGAATLHDTREVGFLRAMTRHLARSRQCRVGLLMREDDPLAGAILIGRGPLNWLYLGVQDEAEAERQPLRALIAAMRRGMPARRIILPTDFALDGDGGVTTADLHLASGTVATPRDLAGRARDAIRRSLSRLPRVGGRGLKPPRAGAA